The following proteins are co-located in the Nilaparvata lugens isolate BPH chromosome 14, ASM1435652v1, whole genome shotgun sequence genome:
- the LOC111048911 gene encoding tetratricopeptide repeat protein 36 homolog, with the protein MSSYSAMCSEDRAVLNTIFNPLLPLGEVYTEEFLPIEKGEDTADFDRCQTDLDRQAVSFELKGVQLAESGDLSGAVDAFSRAAQKAPHRPAAYNNRAQVYRIQGNIDAAMLDLNRAIELSGGGRGKSGSQALCQRALLHLKMENREGAVADFTAAARHGNRFAKTQLVKLNPYAALCNQMLSIAMTTLHSPPAKNN; encoded by the exons ATGTCGAGTTACAGTGCTATGTGTAGTGAGGATAGGGCTGTTTTGAATACTATTTTCAACCCCCTCCTACCTCTCGGAGAAGTTTATACTGAGGAATTTCTGCCCATTGAAAAGGGAGAGGATACTGCAG ATTTCGACAGATGTCAGACGGACTTGGACCGGCAGGCGGTCAGCTTTGAGCTGAAAGGCGTGCAATTAGCTGAGTCAGGCGATTTGAGTGGAGCGGTGGACGCGTTTTCGCGCGCTGCTCAGAAGGCACCTCACCGGCCGGCCGCTTACAACAACCGCGCTCAGGTCTACAGAATTCAGGGCAACATTGACG CCGCCATGTTGGATCTGAACAGAGCTATAGAACTGAGTGGTGGAGGTCGAGGCAAGTCTGGTTCCCAGGCTCTCTGCCAGAGAGCGCTGCTTCACCTTAAAATGGAGAATCGGGAGGGCGCTGTTGCCGATTTTACCGCGGCTGCAAGACACGGCAATCGTTTCGCAAAGACTCAG CTGGTGAAACTGAACCCATATGCTGCCCTTTGCAACCAAATGCTATCCATCGCCATGACAACCCTCCATAGCCCACCCgccaaaaataattga
- the LOC111048912 gene encoding uncharacterized protein LOC111048912, with amino-acid sequence MSDMNMSFSLAEEIKLISKVAETPSIYDPDVNKFLSNSKRAEVWENIAGQLNKRAEDCRDLWQKLRRSYTKQKQQQLGDAETRICRHFDLLDSFVKFKQKTEMPVIESFYTVEQSSMDGDSDDPKQNGRKDPLQNVGEDLLQNVGEALLQNDGQFVQKDPLENCGEYVHQDEVGDIVANSSFEGDQGQSAGGVELTGPGHGHQSLSSRSHQKSDDDDEWVDVLVEQGFIEQRRQPRSMPIKRLKQEPRTSSRVKNPLTINGAVDDEVISDILKQEQKILQQYLSRQKGNEGGGDVQKKKRRKKAPMNPKNSKKRRMAAAVKRELLAKNELVHVGTLDKDNYSRGSEGTKSPKSKPRSRSSKNDRPQSSRSRKDGGPQATKGSSVQTSRSIEPQSVKIPSGSHSSRSKKDGDPQSKGGGPKSTKDSSVQSLKSSKNGGQNLMTQQESGVNLRQRNSKRLNSVQSPHQQQDGLSSVIQPDLRVVVDDLNNSRLLGEQREVVASRNWQEVDGTSRNLQESDFTSRNLHEFDDIALFSRHISSVLRGLNPLQRAMAKRDLSTVLSHYEILKAKNVSAAASSSNGGPQGFVENGVGWNVVRSSAMDSLLSNPALKFIGNQM; translated from the exons ATGAGTGACATGAACATGAGCTTCTCACTGGCCGAAGAAATAAAGCTGATTAGCAAAGTGGCTGAGACTCCTTCTATTTATGACCCGGATGTGAATAAATTTCTTAGTAACAGCAAAAGAGCTGAAGTCTGGGAAAACATAGCCGGTCAACTCAACAAAAGAG CTGAGGATTGCAGGGATCTCTGGCAGAAACTGCGTAGAAGCTATACGAAACAAAAACAACAGCAGCTTGGAGATGCGGAAACAAGGATTTGTAGACATTTTGACCTTTTGGATTCATTTGTgaagtttaaacaaaaaacggAAATGCCTGTCATCGAAAGCTTCTACACTGTAGAACAATCATCAATGGATGGAGACTCTGATGATCCTAAACAGAATGGCAGAAAAGATCCATTGCAGAATGTTGGTGAGGATCTGTTACAAAATGTTGGTGAGGCTTTGTTACAAAATGATGGGCAGTTTGTTCAGAAAGATCCGTTGGAAAATTGTGGGGAGTATGTTCATCAGGATGAGGTGGGGGATATTGTAGCAAACTCCAGTTTTGAAGGTGATCAAGGTCAATCAGCTGGAGGTGTAGAATTGACAGGACCAGGTCATGGTCATCAGAGTTTGTCCTCAAGGTCACATCAAAAgtcagatgatgatgatgaatgggTGGATGTGCTTGTTGAGCAAGGGTTCATCGAACAACGACGTCAACCAAGGTCAATGCCCATCAAACGTCTCAAACAAGAGCCACGGACTTCCTCGCGTGTCAAAAATCCGTTGACCATCAACGGAGCCGTAGATGACGAGGTGATCTCTGATATTCTCAAACAGGAGCAGAAGATCTTGCAGCAGTATCTCAGCAGACAGAAGGGGAATGAAGGTGGGGGGGATGTGcaaaagaagaaaaggagaaagaaagcACCAATGAATCCAAAAAACTCGAAGAAACGCAGGATGGCCGCAGCTGTTAAAAGGGAATTGCTAGCTAAAAATGAGTTGGTGCATGTTGGAACACTGGATAAGGATAACTATTCAAGGGGGAGTGAAGGTACAAAATCACCAAAGAGTAAACCGAGATCCAGGTCTAGTAAAAATGACAGACCACAGAGTTCAAGGTCCAGAAAAGATGGTGGACCACAGGCCACAAAAGGCTCCAGTGTGCAGACTTCAAGGTCTATTGAACCACAGAGTGTGAAGATTCCAAGTGGTAGTCACAGTTCAAGATCAAAAAAAGATGGTGATCCACAGAGTAAAGGTGGTGGACCAAAGAGTACAAAGGATTCCAGTGTGCAGAGTTTGAAGTCTAGTAAAAACGGTGGACAAAATTTGATGACACAGCAAGAAAGTGGGGTGAATTTACGACAGCGTAACTCAAAAAGGTTGAACTCTGTGCAAAGTCCTCATCAACAACAAGATGGATTATCATCAGTGATTCAACCTGATTTGAGGGTGGTTGTTGACGATCTGAACAATTCTAGGCTGTTGGGTGAGCAACGTGAGGTTGTTGCTTCGAGGAACTGGCAAGAGGTTGATGGCACATCGAGGAATTTGCAAGAATCCGATTTTACATCAAGGAATTTGCACGAATTCGACGACATAGCCCTGTTCAGTCGTCATATCAGTTCGGTTCTGCGCGGTTTGAATCCCTTGCAACGAGCGATGGCCAAAAGGGACCTGAGCACGGTTTTGTCACATTACGAGATATTGAAGGCCAAAAATGTGTCTGCTGCTGCCTCATCCAGTAATGGAGGACCTCAGGGTTTTGTGGAGAATGGCGTCGGTTGGAATGTTGTGAGGTCATCAGCTATGGATTCTTTGTTATCGAATCCGGCCTTGAAGTTTATTGGGAATCAAATGTAG
- the LOC111048913 gene encoding probable cyclin-dependent serine/threonine-protein kinase DDB_G0292550 isoform X1: protein MFYEKIWETRKETEDEISKPKFSNEVEDQRILKIVYGLLDAVDQENTFERDSRLMVSFRHFQDLMNMLACNKNDNNLEGRGSFNRNSHQEGRENYGRNSNLEGRNSNQECRGNYSRNSNLEGGGHYSRNSNLEGHGNFSRKRDDYQENVNRNNSSLESRENFSGNLNTLEDYKNFGRNNLNRGGSSSNSNLTGRGSFSRNSNNSEGRDSISRNSNLRDNNLDSYGRKNNRKDDCDNECAGSSSRTSNLDGRENFSRNDPSYSHTNLEGRNFSPAYSQRPRISTPSSETSGVSKIALPAKSTPYGSPRLSSPRIPIRTDRAAILNSPDSISRSLNSSPVRNFEASGLFQHFYANPSSQNQRAGFPSNQKPLINLVNNQQHKPVLKRFNYNGGGKNSGSSSLIPYKNDSFKGYVQRSNDKTVRNNNVSKSENNNFDNEFSKYKPLPAINGMEKNENGSRTWLYQDGGDVDRKKLRRQLTYKVLKPVFVKGPLDMKVGKLGDEKTTPKDRRLAKKLRNKTVVLRGDDLKKMAENQDGGKVGNLRDRLSVRTDLIEAGEKLKKGLSSNENAFWFEM from the exons ATGAAATCTCTAAACCAAAATTCTCAAATGAGGTCGAGGACCagcgaattttgaaaattgtctATGGATTACTGGATGCAGTAGACCAAGAAAATACTTTTGAGAGAGATTCAAg GCTGATGGTATCATTCCgccattttcaagatttgatgAATATGCTCGCATGCAACAAGAATGACAACAATCTAGAGGGCAGAGGTAGTTTTAACAGAAACAGCCATCAAGAGGGCCGTGAAAATTATGGCAGGAATAGTAACCTGGAAGGCAGAAACAGTAATCAGGAATGCCGTGGAAATTACAGCAGAAATAGTAACCTAGAAGGTGGTGGACATTACAGCAGAAACAGTAATCTAGAAGGCCATGGAAATTTTAGTAGAAAAAGGGATGATTATCAAGAGAATGTCAATAGAAACAATAGTAGTCTAGAAAGTCGTGAAAATTTCAGTGGAAACCTTAATACTCTGGAAGACTATAAAAACTTTGGGAGAAACAATTTAAATCGAGGTGGCAGTAGTAGCAACAGCAATCTAACAGGCCGTGGCAGTTTTAGTAGGAACAGTAATAATTCAGAAGGCCGTGACAGTATCAGTAGAAACAGTAATCTAAGAGACAACAATCTGGATAGTTATGGCAGAAAAAACAATAGAAAGGATGATTGTGATAATGAGTGTGCAGGAAGTTCCAGTAGGACAAGTAATTTGGATGGCCGTGAAAATTTCAGCAGAAACGACCCAAGTTATAGTCACACGAATCTTGAAGGCCGTAACTTTTCACCTGCCTACAGCCAACGTCCTCGAATTTCAACTCCATCTTCAGAGACCAGTGGTGTGTCAAAAATTGCACTGCCAGCAAAGTCCACTCCCTATGGAAGTCCCAGACTATCTTCACCCAGAATCCCCATTAGAACAGACAGGGCAGCCATTTTGAATAGTCCAGATTCCATTTCAAGGTCACTGAATTCTTCACCAGTTAGGAACTTTGAGGCGTCTGGACtgtttcaacatttttatgCCAACCCATCATCACAAAACCAGCGCGCAGGTTTCCCCTCAAACCAGAAACCATTGATTAATCTAGTGAACAACCAACAACATAAACCGGTTTTGAAACGGTTCAATTATAATGGTGGGGGGAAAAATAGTGGCAGCAGTAGCTTGATCCCATACAAGAATGATTCATTTAAAGGTTATGTTCAACGAAGCAATGATAAAACTGTTAGAAACAATAATGTGAGTAAgagtgaaaataataattttgataatgagtTCTCCAAATACAAACCCTTGCCAGCTATTAATGGGATGGAAAAAAATGAGAATGGTAGCAGAACGTGGTTGTATCAAGATGGCGGCGATGTGGACCGGAAAAAACTGCGCAGACAGCTGACCTACAAAGTTTTGAAACCTGTGTTTGTAAAGGGACCCTTAGATATGAAAGTGGGGAAGCTTGGGGATGAGAAAACCACACCCAAAGATCGGAGACTGGCTAAGAAGCTGCGTAATAAGACTGTGGTGTTGAGGGGtgatgatttgaagaaaatggcTGAAAATCAAGATGGCGGTAAAGTGGGCAATCTGCGGGATCGGTTGAGTGTAAGGACGGATTTGATTGAAGCTGGGGAGAAACTTAAGAAAGGTCTGTCCTCCAATGAGAATGCGTTCTGGTTTGAGATGTAA
- the LOC111048913 gene encoding probable cyclin-dependent serine/threonine-protein kinase DDB_G0292550 isoform X2 — translation MRKYDDEISKPKFSNEVEDQRILKIVYGLLDAVDQENTFERDSRLMVSFRHFQDLMNMLACNKNDNNLEGRGSFNRNSHQEGRENYGRNSNLEGRNSNQECRGNYSRNSNLEGGGHYSRNSNLEGHGNFSRKRDDYQENVNRNNSSLESRENFSGNLNTLEDYKNFGRNNLNRGGSSSNSNLTGRGSFSRNSNNSEGRDSISRNSNLRDNNLDSYGRKNNRKDDCDNECAGSSSRTSNLDGRENFSRNDPSYSHTNLEGRNFSPAYSQRPRISTPSSETSGVSKIALPAKSTPYGSPRLSSPRIPIRTDRAAILNSPDSISRSLNSSPVRNFEASGLFQHFYANPSSQNQRAGFPSNQKPLINLVNNQQHKPVLKRFNYNGGGKNSGSSSLIPYKNDSFKGYVQRSNDKTVRNNNVSKSENNNFDNEFSKYKPLPAINGMEKNENGSRTWLYQDGGDVDRKKLRRQLTYKVLKPVFVKGPLDMKVGKLGDEKTTPKDRRLAKKLRNKTVVLRGDDLKKMAENQDGGKVGNLRDRLSVRTDLIEAGEKLKKGLSSNENAFWFEM, via the exons ATGAAATCTCTAAACCAAAATTCTCAAATGAGGTCGAGGACCagcgaattttgaaaattgtctATGGATTACTGGATGCAGTAGACCAAGAAAATACTTTTGAGAGAGATTCAAg GCTGATGGTATCATTCCgccattttcaagatttgatgAATATGCTCGCATGCAACAAGAATGACAACAATCTAGAGGGCAGAGGTAGTTTTAACAGAAACAGCCATCAAGAGGGCCGTGAAAATTATGGCAGGAATAGTAACCTGGAAGGCAGAAACAGTAATCAGGAATGCCGTGGAAATTACAGCAGAAATAGTAACCTAGAAGGTGGTGGACATTACAGCAGAAACAGTAATCTAGAAGGCCATGGAAATTTTAGTAGAAAAAGGGATGATTATCAAGAGAATGTCAATAGAAACAATAGTAGTCTAGAAAGTCGTGAAAATTTCAGTGGAAACCTTAATACTCTGGAAGACTATAAAAACTTTGGGAGAAACAATTTAAATCGAGGTGGCAGTAGTAGCAACAGCAATCTAACAGGCCGTGGCAGTTTTAGTAGGAACAGTAATAATTCAGAAGGCCGTGACAGTATCAGTAGAAACAGTAATCTAAGAGACAACAATCTGGATAGTTATGGCAGAAAAAACAATAGAAAGGATGATTGTGATAATGAGTGTGCAGGAAGTTCCAGTAGGACAAGTAATTTGGATGGCCGTGAAAATTTCAGCAGAAACGACCCAAGTTATAGTCACACGAATCTTGAAGGCCGTAACTTTTCACCTGCCTACAGCCAACGTCCTCGAATTTCAACTCCATCTTCAGAGACCAGTGGTGTGTCAAAAATTGCACTGCCAGCAAAGTCCACTCCCTATGGAAGTCCCAGACTATCTTCACCCAGAATCCCCATTAGAACAGACAGGGCAGCCATTTTGAATAGTCCAGATTCCATTTCAAGGTCACTGAATTCTTCACCAGTTAGGAACTTTGAGGCGTCTGGACtgtttcaacatttttatgCCAACCCATCATCACAAAACCAGCGCGCAGGTTTCCCCTCAAACCAGAAACCATTGATTAATCTAGTGAACAACCAACAACATAAACCGGTTTTGAAACGGTTCAATTATAATGGTGGGGGGAAAAATAGTGGCAGCAGTAGCTTGATCCCATACAAGAATGATTCATTTAAAGGTTATGTTCAACGAAGCAATGATAAAACTGTTAGAAACAATAATGTGAGTAAgagtgaaaataataattttgataatgagtTCTCCAAATACAAACCCTTGCCAGCTATTAATGGGATGGAAAAAAATGAGAATGGTAGCAGAACGTGGTTGTATCAAGATGGCGGCGATGTGGACCGGAAAAAACTGCGCAGACAGCTGACCTACAAAGTTTTGAAACCTGTGTTTGTAAAGGGACCCTTAGATATGAAAGTGGGGAAGCTTGGGGATGAGAAAACCACACCCAAAGATCGGAGACTGGCTAAGAAGCTGCGTAATAAGACTGTGGTGTTGAGGGGtgatgatttgaagaaaatggcTGAAAATCAAGATGGCGGTAAAGTGGGCAATCTGCGGGATCGGTTGAGTGTAAGGACGGATTTGATTGAAGCTGGGGAGAAACTTAAGAAAGGTCTGTCCTCCAATGAGAATGCGTTCTGGTTTGAGATGTAA
- the LOC111048913 gene encoding probable cyclin-dependent serine/threonine-protein kinase DDB_G0292550 isoform X3, translated as MAKFKKFCKRFSNCRLMVSFRHFQDLMNMLACNKNDNNLEGRGSFNRNSHQEGRENYGRNSNLEGRNSNQECRGNYSRNSNLEGGGHYSRNSNLEGHGNFSRKRDDYQENVNRNNSSLESRENFSGNLNTLEDYKNFGRNNLNRGGSSSNSNLTGRGSFSRNSNNSEGRDSISRNSNLRDNNLDSYGRKNNRKDDCDNECAGSSSRTSNLDGRENFSRNDPSYSHTNLEGRNFSPAYSQRPRISTPSSETSGVSKIALPAKSTPYGSPRLSSPRIPIRTDRAAILNSPDSISRSLNSSPVRNFEASGLFQHFYANPSSQNQRAGFPSNQKPLINLVNNQQHKPVLKRFNYNGGGKNSGSSSLIPYKNDSFKGYVQRSNDKTVRNNNVSKSENNNFDNEFSKYKPLPAINGMEKNENGSRTWLYQDGGDVDRKKLRRQLTYKVLKPVFVKGPLDMKVGKLGDEKTTPKDRRLAKKLRNKTVVLRGDDLKKMAENQDGGKVGNLRDRLSVRTDLIEAGEKLKKGLSSNENAFWFEM; from the coding sequence AtggcaaaatttaaaaaattctgTAAACGTTTCTCCAACTGCAGGCTGATGGTATCATTCCgccattttcaagatttgatgAATATGCTCGCATGCAACAAGAATGACAACAATCTAGAGGGCAGAGGTAGTTTTAACAGAAACAGCCATCAAGAGGGCCGTGAAAATTATGGCAGGAATAGTAACCTGGAAGGCAGAAACAGTAATCAGGAATGCCGTGGAAATTACAGCAGAAATAGTAACCTAGAAGGTGGTGGACATTACAGCAGAAACAGTAATCTAGAAGGCCATGGAAATTTTAGTAGAAAAAGGGATGATTATCAAGAGAATGTCAATAGAAACAATAGTAGTCTAGAAAGTCGTGAAAATTTCAGTGGAAACCTTAATACTCTGGAAGACTATAAAAACTTTGGGAGAAACAATTTAAATCGAGGTGGCAGTAGTAGCAACAGCAATCTAACAGGCCGTGGCAGTTTTAGTAGGAACAGTAATAATTCAGAAGGCCGTGACAGTATCAGTAGAAACAGTAATCTAAGAGACAACAATCTGGATAGTTATGGCAGAAAAAACAATAGAAAGGATGATTGTGATAATGAGTGTGCAGGAAGTTCCAGTAGGACAAGTAATTTGGATGGCCGTGAAAATTTCAGCAGAAACGACCCAAGTTATAGTCACACGAATCTTGAAGGCCGTAACTTTTCACCTGCCTACAGCCAACGTCCTCGAATTTCAACTCCATCTTCAGAGACCAGTGGTGTGTCAAAAATTGCACTGCCAGCAAAGTCCACTCCCTATGGAAGTCCCAGACTATCTTCACCCAGAATCCCCATTAGAACAGACAGGGCAGCCATTTTGAATAGTCCAGATTCCATTTCAAGGTCACTGAATTCTTCACCAGTTAGGAACTTTGAGGCGTCTGGACtgtttcaacatttttatgCCAACCCATCATCACAAAACCAGCGCGCAGGTTTCCCCTCAAACCAGAAACCATTGATTAATCTAGTGAACAACCAACAACATAAACCGGTTTTGAAACGGTTCAATTATAATGGTGGGGGGAAAAATAGTGGCAGCAGTAGCTTGATCCCATACAAGAATGATTCATTTAAAGGTTATGTTCAACGAAGCAATGATAAAACTGTTAGAAACAATAATGTGAGTAAgagtgaaaataataattttgataatgagtTCTCCAAATACAAACCCTTGCCAGCTATTAATGGGATGGAAAAAAATGAGAATGGTAGCAGAACGTGGTTGTATCAAGATGGCGGCGATGTGGACCGGAAAAAACTGCGCAGACAGCTGACCTACAAAGTTTTGAAACCTGTGTTTGTAAAGGGACCCTTAGATATGAAAGTGGGGAAGCTTGGGGATGAGAAAACCACACCCAAAGATCGGAGACTGGCTAAGAAGCTGCGTAATAAGACTGTGGTGTTGAGGGGtgatgatttgaagaaaatggcTGAAAATCAAGATGGCGGTAAAGTGGGCAATCTGCGGGATCGGTTGAGTGTAAGGACGGATTTGATTGAAGCTGGGGAGAAACTTAAGAAAGGTCTGTCCTCCAATGAGAATGCGTTCTGGTTTGAGATGTAA